The genomic stretch TCATACTACTTTTAATGATAAAACTACCGACACTGCTGCGACTAAACATGTTAAAGCAAATGATGTTATTAGCGATAGCAAATATTCAAATGCTAACACTAATAACCAAAACGCAGAACTAGGAGCATATAATTTATTTGCTAATAGTATTTATGATAAAAACGGTGCTTTAAGAAGATTTAATGATGAAATTAGCTCATTAGAAACAAGTTTAACTGAACCTAAATTTGCTATTTTAAAAGAAAGATTTACAAGGTTTAAAACTTGGTGGGATCAAGTGCCACAAGATACCAAAGCTAAATTCTTTGAAATTACTAAAACAAATGATTCAACCCCTAAACTTACTACAACTCATATGAACCTTAATGTAGCTAATGTTACAGATAAAGGTTCATATACTGAAGTAAATTTAAATACTTTAATTAATGAATTTTTTGTAATTAAAAATCAATATGTTACTGAAAAATTAATGGAAGTAAATACTCAAGAAACATTAAATAATAAAATTACAGAAGTAAAACAAAAGTTCAAAGAATATAAAACACAAGTAGAAAACTTTGAAACAACTTTAAAAACTAAGATTAACGAAATAGATTCTAATGCTGCAGATGGTTCAAATAAAAAAGCTAAATACTACCAAGAAGTTATTAAACTTGCTAAAGAAAAATATGGATTTGATATTACCCATGATCCAGTTTCTGGATTAACTGTTAATAGTTTTATGTATAATAGTATTTATCAAGAAATTATGAACTCACAGATAAAATCTGTTGAGTTATTAGATGAGTTTGTTAAATTGCTATCAAAAGAAAAATTTGATAAATTAATTGAAACTCTTGCTAATACAGCCAAAGGAACAATTGACGGTACACTTAAAAAAAATAATGAACCGCCAATTGCAACTAATGCTCAAAGTGCTCAAACTACTACAAATCAATCTTCAACTAACCCATAATAACAAAAAACTAGGTATAAAACCTAGTTTTTTTCATATTTTAAAATCCTTCAAGGTATTTAAAGAATTTTAAGGTTTAACATCTATATCAGCTTTTTTCAAACTTTTTCATTTATCTAAAAGTTTAATTCATTCCTCAGGACTAGAACAAGCCAAATATTCTAAATCATCGCTATGAATTGAGCTGTTAAATTTCGGTGAGGTTTTTTGATTCGTGTATTTTTGGTATCAATTTTTTACATAACTAATATCATCCAAAACTTCGTTTTGGTTAACATGAAATGGATATACTTTTATTTTTCGTTGGTTTAAATCAACATCTTGTGGATTTAAATAATCATTAATATGCTTAGTTAAATCTTCTTTTAAAAAAGCTGCAACAATAGCATATTTAGTAATTTGTTGATTTAATTTTTTACTCATTAAATAAGCATATAATTGTGCTTGTTTACGGTATGAAGGGTCAATACCATTATTAGCTCATAAATCATATTTCTTTTCGCCTGCTGTTTTGATTTCCAAAATTGTTTGCAATTTTGGAATATAACCATCAGGAACCCCACTAATAACTTGATCAATTCCTTCAAAATAATCATAATTTACTTCGCTAGCCACAAAGTTTTGAATCTCTAAATCTTTATATTGGTTACGTAATACCTCAAAGATCTTAGGTTCTAAAATAACCCCAGCATTAATATATTTTTTACTTAAAACTGGCATTTTAATTCTGGTGATGTGGCAATAGGCTTTAAAATCGCTTTTAAAGATATCACCTTTAATTAAAATGTCGCCTACCGAGCTACCGCCTATTTTCTTAAAACCTTTTCATTTATCAAAGGTTTTCAACTCATTATAAAATTCATCCTTAAGACAAATGACTGAGTTTTCTCAGTCAATTGTATAATGAAGGTTATTATAATATTTACGATTTACTTTTTCCATTGTTTTTAATAAAGTTTTCTACAATACTTTTAGCTATAACATCTACAGCCATAAAATTAGCTGATCAGTTGCGGTCAATTAAAGTGTCTTGAGGCACAATATGGTCAAAAGCAAATGTTAGTTTGTCAAAACTAATTTCTGTTGAATTATCATCAACTCCAGGTACAAATTTTTCAGCATCCATGAATTTTTCAATTCTAATTGAAACAACTTTAATAATTGTATTATCGTCAGAATTTTCATTTAATAATTTTACGTTTTTAATAAAATAATCTAATTCATTAGGGAAACGCAAATCATCAATTAAATATAAACTATTTTTATTTTGGCTTTTGAGTGTATTGATGGTGTCTTTGATTTTTTCAAAGACTTTTCCACATCAAATATTATTATCAATGTTTCTACCTACTTCGCCCATAGCAATTCATAAAGGTCTTACGACCTCTTTATTTTGTCCATCTCATCTTAATTCTGTTAGTATGGGTTGTGTGATATCTTTTATAGGTTGTGCAAATGATAAAATATAAATATGCTCACCATAACTTTTCATGCATAAATCTTTAATGGCATTAGTTAATAATCCTTTGCCACTACGTCTTTTTCCATTAATTAAAACAATAATATGGGCATTTTTTTTCATATTACTTAATCTCCTTAGAAATATATATTTAAAATTAGCAAGATAAAAAAGATTCTTAGCAGTTTAACAACTCTAAAAATCTTTTTTACATTAAATTTTTATACTAAATCAAATAAACTTGATCCAGTTTTTGCTTCAGTTGCTTGGTTTACAATCTTAGTTAAACTTGAAGAATATGAAGTGCAAATGATAATTCTAGTATCAATTTTCTCATTAGCAAATTGATCTAAATCTAATTCAAATAAGTTTTGTCCTGCTGCAACTTCACTATTAACATGGGCAAGCAAATTAATTCCAATTCCATTTAGTTTATAACTATCTAAGCCAATGACAATTACTAATTCAACTCCATGTGAATTAGTAAACAAGAATTGGTTTTTACTTGCTGGGAGCATGGTTATTTTACCATCAAAAGGTGCAACAAGCTTAAGTTTACCAGAATTTTCTTTTAGTTTAATAACTAATCCTGCTCCTACTAATCCTTCAGAAAAAATTCCATCATTTAATGAAGTTAAGGGTAATATTTCTCCTGAAACAGGAGCTAAGACATTTAAGTGCTCTAAATTAGCTGTTTTTATGCTGTTTTGAGCATTATTTAACTTTCCACGAGTATTTGTATCTTTTGGCTCTTGTTTAACTAAAATTTGAGCATATTTACGTATTTCAAAATTCAATTCCTCTGTAACACTGCCAAAGTCAGCTTGAATATGTTTTGTTGCTTCAAAAACTTCAACTCTTGAAGCTCCTAAAGCTTTTAAATTTTGGCTTGAAACTTTAGTAAGATCTTTAACATCATAACGTAATTCAGAAACTGAATTACTAAATGCATTAATATTATGAATTCCACCAAAGGCATTAATAATTTCGATTACTTTAGCTGGAACTTCTTGGTTACAAACACATCCAAAAAATGGTTTGCAAGTACATGTACTATTTTGGTTTGACATTAATTAAACTCCTTCAAATAATTTTATTTATTTTACCAAATTATTGTTAATTGTTAAAAGAAAATTATCATTATCATATTTTATAATAATTGTGTATAATAATGAGATAATGATAACAAATTACAAATATAAGGATAGTCTCACTTGAGACCGAAATTTATTTTGAGGTATTATTTTCATTGGTTTTGCTTTAGGGATGTTAGTTTTTAGCGGACTATTAACAATCTTTATGCGAATCATTGTAAATGGTAATGGAAACCAACTAATTTTATTTTTAACCATTGGATCACTTGGAATTTTTGTAATTTCAATGATCCAATGGTTTATGTCTTCTAAGCGTTCATACGCTTGAAGCAGTATACGACTTTTTTTAAGTATTATTTTCTGGGCAATGCTTTTTAGTGGATTATTTCATCTTTTATTAGTGAAAGATGTTGCTAGCTTTAGCCCAAGCTCATTATTTTTAATTATGCTTGCGCCAATTTTAATTATGGCAATTGCGGCTGTTTTATCATTTTTTGATATTTCAATGCATAAATTATCTATTGTAATGAGCCTTTTATTAGTAGCATTTATTATTATGGCAATTATCTCAATTTTTGCCTACCGCGCATATTTTTGAGTTTTACTAATTCAAGGAGCAATTTTTACAATTAATAGCCTTTTTGCCTTTAGACAAATTCGTCAAGCTGAAATGTTTGCTAATAATAAATTAGTGCTTAATGCAATTTTTTGAACTACTGAATTATTAAATAACTACTTCCACTTATTGTATGTAGTAGTGCGCTTATTATTGATTCGTTCAAGAGATTAAAAAACCCGGGCTAAAGGCCTAGGTTTTTAAATAAAAAAATGAACCCCCAAGTGAAAACGAAAGAAAGACTTGAGGGGAAATTTAAAATAACAAAAAAGGAGAAAACCAGCAATAGAATAGTTGCTGGTTTAATTATTATTTATTGAATTTGTAAAAAAATGTGTGTGTATATGTATTGTGATAAAAAAATATAAAAAATAAAAACAAAAAATTAATTAAAAAACTTTAAAGGAGATCATGAAATTAAAACATTGTATTTCTATAAATTGAAAGAGAGAGAGATATAAAATAAGTTATAATAACATGTTCTATGATTAAACAAA from Mycoplasmopsis bovirhinis encodes the following:
- a CDS encoding PTS glucose transporter subunit IIA, whose translation is MSNQNSTCTCKPFFGCVCNQEVPAKVIEIINAFGGIHNINAFSNSVSELRYDVKDLTKVSSQNLKALGASRVEVFEATKHIQADFGSVTEELNFEIRKYAQILVKQEPKDTNTRGKLNNAQNSIKTANLEHLNVLAPVSGEILPLTSLNDGIFSEGLVGAGLVIKLKENSGKLKLVAPFDGKITMLPASKNQFLFTNSHGVELVIVIGLDSYKLNGIGINLLAHVNSEVAAGQNLFELDLDQFANEKIDTRIIICTSYSSSLTKIVNQATEAKTGSSLFDLV
- a CDS encoding MAGa7180 family putative nuclease is translated as MEKVNRKYYNNLHYTIDWENSVICLKDEFYNELKTFDKWKGFKKIGGSSVGDILIKGDIFKSDFKAYCHITRIKMPVLSKKYINAGVILEPKIFEVLRNQYKDLEIQNFVASEVNYDYFEGIDQVISGVPDGYIPKLQTILEIKTAGEKKYDLWANNGIDPSYRKQAQLYAYLMSKKLNQQITKYAIVAAFLKEDLTKHINDYLNPQDVDLNQRKIKVYPFHVNQNEVLDDISYVKNWYQKYTNQKTSPKFNSSIHSDDLEYLACSSPEEWIKLLDKWKSLKKADIDVKP